The Polluticoccus soli sequence GAAATGATTACCTCTATTATGCGCGATATATACTAAAAGGGAATTTCTCTTACTGGGCATTAGTACTGCCCTTCACACTGATCTACCTCGTGGTCACAAAAAACAAAGAGACCAAACGACTCGGTCTGTATACGCTCCTGCTTGGTTGCTTTTACTTTATCGTAATTTCCATCAGCCGCACTAAAAATACCTGGTACGACATGGCGGTGTACCCGCTATGGTCGCTGGCGGCTGCTTTGGCCATAACCCACGCCATCGAGTGGATCGCAGACCGTTCCCGGTACCCTATTCCATCAAAAATCCTGGTGACGGCAGCAATCGTCATAGTAAGTCACGCACATATACTCAACCATATTCAAAAGATCGACAAGGAGATCTACCGGGACGACTATATTGGCTTTTTTATGAAAGACATCCTGCACCACGGCAACAAGCACGGCGATTTTGCTGTGGTGTGGAATAGCTATCACGCTAACTTGTATTGGTACCTGAAAATATTAAGGCATCAGGGCCGTGAAGTAAAGACCGCTGTTTACCAGGATCTGAAACCCGGAATGCGCATCGCTTCATTCGAGGAAGAAGTGCAGAAATATATTGAGTCTCATTACAAGTACCGTATCACCGGTCAGGTGGAAGCCGTGAGGTTCTACAAAATAATGGACTGATAAACATGCGCTTGTGCCTGCATTCAACAATAACTGAACCCAGTTACCGCAAAAAACTATTTATTTGCCGAGCGTTATGAGAAATCCTGCTTATAAAATACTTGTGTCGGCCGCAGCTTCCATGCTACTATTTGCATGTAAACCCGGCCGCGTTGTTACTGGCAAGTCAAAAAAGAAAGATACTGTTGCGACCGTAAGAAAACTGGACAGCCTGGATATTAAGATCGGACAGATGGTGATGGTGGGCATTGAAGAGCGGACCATGATAGACCCAAATGATTCTCTGCTAGCAGAACTACGCGACGGCAAAATGGGCGGGGTGGTTTTGTTCGAAAAGAACATTGCTAAAACAAACTCTGCAGATTCGTTCCGAAACATGACACGTGCCATGCAACAGGCAGCGCTCATTCCCATCTTTGTAACAATAGATGAAGAAGGTGGTAAAGTGCACAGGCTGAAAGAAAAATACGGTTTCGTGGGAATGCCTTCTGCGTCTTACCTCGGCGGTATCGACAATCCGGATTCTACCTTGTTTTACAACCGCCGCTTGGCTGCAGAGATGCATGACCTCGGTATAAATCTAAATTATGCTCCTTGTGTCGATGTCGCCGTCAATCCTGAGAACCCGGTTATTGTAAAAAATGGTCGCAGTTTTTCAGCAGATCCGGAAATAGTTACCAAACACGCACTGCTCTGCATACAGGCTCATCATGAGAATAGCCTGCGTACCATACTCAAACACTTCCCTGGGCACGGCAGTTCTGCCAATGATTCGCACCTGGGCATTGCAGACGTTACCAATACCTGGAAGTTTATAGAGCTGGAACCTTATAAAAATATTATCGAATCTGGCGAGGTAGATGCCATCATGACCGCACACATCATTAACCGTGCGTTTGATACATTGCCGGCTACCCTTTCAAAAAAGATCATTAGCGATAAACTGCGCGGGTTCCTTAGATACGATGGTGTTGTGTTCTCCGACGATATGCAGATGCACGCTATAGCTGAGAATTTCGGTTTTGAAAATGCTATTGCGTTGAGCATCAACGCCGGTGTGGATGTAGTAATGTTCGCCAATACTATACCTAACCTGCAAGGCCGTCTATCAGCTTCTAAGGTGCACGCCATCATCAAAAACCATGTTGCTAACGGTACCATAAAGAAGGAACGTATTGATGAGGCTTACCGCAGGATCATGGATTTGAAGAAAAAGAAGTTTTAGTTTCTTAAAAAAAAGATAATAAGCACACTTAACACCTGCTCATAAACGAATAGCCCCTATATTTGATATGTGAGCTTCTTATATCCCTTGTTCCTGCTTGCGGGACTAACACTTGCCATACCGGTAATCATACACCTGTTCAATCTGCGCAGATATAAGACGGTGTTGTTCCCGCATACCCGTTTCCTGAAAAACATACAGCTCCGTTCACAGAAACAATCACAGGTCCGTTATAAATTGCTGCTGGCATTGCGCATGCTATTCCTTGCTGCACTGATACTCGCTTTCGCGCAACCATTCATCAGCAGCGGCAGCAAAACAGAGGGCGGCAACAGGTTGCAGGTGATCTATGTTGATAATTCTGGCAGCATGTCACTCAAAAAATCAGCACGCAGCCTGCTCGACATAGCGAAAGACGCCGTCCGCAAGCAAGTTCGCCAGGCAGCACCCGGTACCCGCTTTGTACTCATCACCAACGACAGGCCATCTGCCTATTCACCATTGCCGGCAGATAAAGTACTCGCAGAATTGAACTCGGTTGATATATCAGCCAGCACCCGTTCTTCAGAACAGGTGCTGGCTACCGTGCAAAACCTGCTGCAAACTGAATCTGCCCACGGCGCAGACCTGTACTATTATTCAGATTTTCAGCGCAACGCTTTTTCCGCACCACGCGACAAATCGCTAGCCAGCAACATAAAGTTCTTCGGCATACCTGTACAGGCCGATGCGGCCCGTAATATTTATATAGATACGGCTTACCTTGTAAGCCCTGTCCTGCAAACGGGCATGAGCAATCAACTAATCGTTCATAGCAAAGCAATCGGGGATGTACCCGATGAAAGCCCGGTGTTGCAGTTATCTATAAATGGACAAGTGAAGAGTGCCTCCCAACTAAGCTTTAACGATAAAAAAGAAAGTGTGGATACGCTCAGCTTCCAGGTAAACGATACCCGCTGGCAGCAAATGACGTTAAGTATCAATGACGCTGCTGTTCGCTTCGACGATATTTTTAGAATTACTGCACGTAGCGCACCCAACCTGTCAGTGCTCACTTTGAATGAAGGCGCACCCAACCCTTATATACAGGCCGCCTTCCGTTCTTACCAGGGTTTTAGGTTGAATCAACTCGATGTGTCACAGGCACCGGCCGACCTGAAAGAGTATAACCTTGTCATATTAAATAATGTCACGCGGATAGACGAAGGCCTCGGTAAGATACTGGCCAATGCACTCAGCCAGGGACAAACCATTTGCATTTTCCCCGGCCGAAGCAATAGCGTTGCCGGCTTTGATGGACTGAAAATTCTGGGAGAGATTAGCTTTACGGGCATTGACACCGCTTCACAGGCAGCGGCTACGTTGCAGCAGGGCAGTCCCTTGGTGCGCGACCTGTTCGAACGTATCCCTGATAATGTTCAACTGCCGGTGGCCAACTGGCATTATATTATCAGCGCTGGCCTGTCTGCCAACCAGCAGGCCATACTCAGCTTCCGCAATGGCGATCCATTCCTGGCGCGATACACACCCTCAAAAGGACAATTATATATATCCGCTACCGCTGCAGACCTACAGTCAGGCAACTTCCCGGGTAGCTATTTCTTCGTGCCGTTCCTGTACCAGATGACGATGCAATCGCGCGGGGGCGATGTGTACGCCATCACTTCCGGCAGGCAGCAGGCAGCATTTCTGCCACTGGCCGATGCCAGCGAACGTAATATGGTGCACCTGTACGGCGAGGACCTCGATGCCATACCGCCTCAACGAACCAGCGGTTCTGGGGTTGAGATTTATGTGGACCAGGTGGTGCAGCAACCGGGTTTTTACACACTGGCTGCGCAGGGCTCAGATACCGTGATGGTGGCGCTCAACGAGGACAGGAAAGAATCGCAGCTGGATTTCTGGACCATGCGGGCGCTGAAAAACGAATGGAAAGGCGAGGGTGTTACCTGGCTGGAGCCATCTGAAATAGGCGCGGCCGGCGATGGCGCAGCACTAGGCAGCTTCCCGCTTTGGAAAGTTTGTGCTATTTTAGCGCTGTTAATGCTGCTTGCAGAAACTGTAGTTTTGGCAGGCGGCCTTCGCAAACAAAACGTAGCCACTCAATAGCGCATATGCTCGTGCTCATCCGACAGGCAAAGATCGTGGACCCACGATCTGATTTTCATGATAAAACAGTTGACCTACTTATTGAGAATGGCAAGATAAAGTCCATCGGCTCTTCTCTGAAAGACAAGGCTGACAAAGTGATAGAAGCAGAAGGTCTGCTTGTAAGCCCGGGATGGGTGGACGTGCTCGCTGACTACCGCGAGCCGGGTTACGAACAAAAAGAAACGATCAATACAGGTCTTAACGCAGCAGCTGCAGGTGGTTTCACCGATGTACTGCTGGCCCCCAATACCAATCCTGTTGTCAGCACTAAGTCGATAGTTGAGTTTGTAGCTTCACGAGCAGCCAAACATGCAGTAAGTCTACATCCGCTGGGTGCCGCTACTCAGGATATAGAAGGCAAAACCTTATCGGAAATGCTGGACATGCGCAGCACGGGGGCAGTGGCTTTTACTGATGGCTGGAAACCGATACAGAATGCCAACCTGATGCTGAAAGCATTGGAATATATAAAAGCATTTGATGGTGTGTTGCTCCAGGTACCGGTAGAGATTTCATTATCCGCCGGAGGGTTGATGCACGAAGGACCGATATCAACCCGCTTAGGCATGGCAGGCATTCCTGAGATGGCTGAGACTCTGATGGTGCACCGCGATATTGAATTACTTCGTTACACCAACTCGCGCCTGCATATCACTGGTGTATCCAGCGCTACTTCGGTAGAAATGATACGCAAGGCTAAGGCTGAAGGATTAAATATTACCTGTTCGGTTACCCCTTACCATCTTGCACTGAACGATGAGGCTCTGACCACGTATAGCAGCATGTATAAAGTATCGCCGCCATTGCGTAGCGAGGCAGATCGCAAAGCATTGGTAGCCGGACTTAAAGACGGTACCATAGACTGTGTTGCCACTCACCACAGGCCGCAAGAATGGGATGCTAAAACCAAAGAATTTGAATATGCCGCCGATGGTATGAATATCCAGGAATGGGCGTTCAACATAATCTGGAAGGCTGCAGGTATAGAGGTAGGCCTGGACAGGCTGATCGAAGCCTTGTCGATAGCACCAGCAAAGATATTTGGCCTGGAGCGCACACCGGTGGCAGAAGGCGCAACAGCAACATTTACACTGTTCACCCTAAACGGCACACAAGCCACCGATAAAATGAAATCGGCATCACGCAACAATCCATTCATCGGCGCAGAGCTCCCTTGCAAAGTAATAGGCATCGTTAACCGCAATAATCACAGCTTAAATTCATAACTATGGAACTGCAACAAACACACAAAATGTACGGGCTATTCACAGGTATAGCACTGATCATATTAGGACTTGTTTTGCATTTTGCGGGCCTGTCTTACGAGAGCTGGGCTAAGTGGCTGCAGTTTGGTATTTTCCTGGTCGCTATTTTGCTTAATGCAATGGCTTTTTCAAAAGCTAACAATCATAATATTACCTTCGGTAATGCATTTAGCAGCGGCTTCAAAATGACATCTATTGTTACGCTGATCCTGATCGCCTGGACATTGATTTCACTTCAAATATTCCCGGAGATAAAAGAGAAAGCCTTGGAAATTGCGATGACTGAAATGGAAAAGCAAAACCTCTCGGAAGAGCAGGCAGAAAAGGGTCTTTCTATGTGGCGCGACAACTTCACAGTACTTAGCATCGGAGCAGTGTTATTAGCCTACATGTTCTGGGGCCTTGTATTTTCCCTGCTCGCTGCTGCTATCGCGAAGAAAAAGCCGCAGCAGCCAACTACAATGTAATTCTCCTATCTTAGCAAATCCATGCACACGCCTGATATTTCGATCGTAGTACCTCTGTTCAATGAAGAAGAATCTTTACCGGAACTTGTAGACTGGATAGAGAAGGTATGCGGTGAACATGGCTATGTGCACGAGATCATTATGATAGATGACGGCAGTACCGACGATAGTTGGAAAGTGATCACAGAGCTGTCACAACAATATTCCGCTGTAAAAGGCATTAAATTTCAACGTAATTACGGTAAAAGCGCGGCTCTCAACGAGGGTTTCAAAGCTGCAGCCGGGAACGTCATCATCACTATGGATGCCGACCTGCAAGACAGCCCCGACGAGATACCGGAACTCTACCGAATGATCACCGCCGATGGTTTTGACCTGGTGAGCGGCTGGAAAAAAGTTCGCTACGATAACGCCATAACAAAAAATCTTCCATCTAAACTATACAACGCTGTCAACCGCAGCATATCGGGCATCAAGCTGCACGATATGAACTGCGGGTTGAAATCATACCGCCGCAACGTGGTAAAAAGCATAGAAGTGTACGGCGAAATGCACCGTTTCATCCCTGTTCTGGCCAAAGCTGCGGGTTTCCGCAAAATAGGGGAGAAAGTAGTGGTACACCGCCCGCGGAAATATGGCCATTCCAAATTTGGCTGGGAGCGCTTCATCAATGGTTTCCTCGACCTCCTGTCTATCCAGTTTGTAAGCCGTTTTGGCAAAAAACCCATGCACTTCTTTGGACTTTGGGGGGTGCTGATGTTCCTCGTCGGCTTTATCATGACGGCGTGGCTGGTGGTAGAAAGACTGATGGTGGGCGTGAATTATGGCCTTACCAATAAGCCTCCATTCTACATAGCCCTTGCGGCAATGATCATGGGTACCCAATTCTTCCTGGCGGGTTTTACGGCAGAACTGATCTCACGTAGCGCCGCCGACAGGAACCATTACCTGATCGAGGCCAAGCTTGGATTAGAAAAATAACCCCTCTTTTGCGGTTTTTTAACAGTATTTGAGAGAGGCATTTTAATCCTTTCTCATTTATTTCCGTCAAATTTGCGTTTTCTATTAAGTTTTATGTACGCCATTCGTTCTATTGTAGCGGCGCTGGTTTTAATATGCCCGCTCCTCGCCTTTGCCCAAACACAGGAAAAGCCCGGAAAAATATCAGGTAAGATCATCAACGAGCTAAAGAAACCCGTAGAATATGCAACCGTTACCCTGTTACGCAAAGATTCTACTGTTGCTAACGGCGGCCTGACGGATGAATCTGGCAGCTTTTCGATCGAGCAAACAGGTACCGGAGATTTCTTGCTGCGCGTGAGCGGTATAGGCTTTACGACACGTACCGTAAATAATATCAGCATTACCCCGGCGGCCCTCGAAAAGAAGATGGGTACTATAGAAGTAGCTTCCAGCTCCCGCTCGCTGAAACAGGTAGAGGTAACCGCCGAGCGCGCCATGATAGAAATGACGGCTGAGAAAAAGGTATTCAACGTAGAGAAGAATATCACGTCCTCTGGCGGTAGCGCTGCCGACGTGCTGCAGAATGTACCATCTTTGACAATAGACGCGGACGGCGATGTACTGCTGCGCGGCAAAGAGACTACACTATTGATAGATGGCAAACCAGCCACCTTGCTTGCCGGTGATATTGCTACTGCCCTGCAATCCCTGCCCGGCGCCAGCATTCAAAGTGTCGAGGTCATCACCAACCCGTCTGCCAAATATGATGCACAGGGTATGAGCGGTATCATCAACATCATCACTAAGAAGGATAAAAAAATGGGCTTCAATGGCTCGGTGACGGCAGGTGCGGGTACACATGATAAATACAATGGCGGTATCAACCTGAATCTTAAAAACGACAAGTGGAACATTTTCCTGAACAGCAACTTCCGCAGCAATCGTAACTACCAGCGTAACACTACAAACCGTATCAACATTGACAGCACTTACTTCAATACGTTTGAAGACAATATCCGCGAGTTCGGTGGCTTCTTCAACACAATTGGCGCTGAATACTCTATAGATCAAAAGAACACGGTAACGCTTACACAAAACCTGAACCGCATGCGTTGGGGTGGCCACGGCACCTCGGAGTTCAACAAGTTTGAGCAACCCATCCAGATCCGCAGCTTCGAACAGGTAGGCGGACCTTTCTCCACTTCTACCTCACTTGATTACAAACATAAATTTGCTAAACCTGCGCAGGAGCTGACCACTAACGTAACCTACGCGCAAATGTGGGTGACAAGGACGCAAACATATCACACCACGAGCTTCGACAGTAACGGTTCTGAGCTACCAACAGTATTTCAGAATGCTCCTGGTCAGGGTGGCAACAGGAGCCTTAATGCGCAAGCTGATTTTACCACTCCTTTCCTCACTAAAACAGGCAGACTAGATGCCGGCTTAAAAACACAACTGTTCTGGTTCTACAGCGATAATGATCCAAAAATTGATACGTTGGATGATGGTAAGGACCAACAAACTGACTCGCTGCTGCTGAATAATTACGATTATACCCAACATGTACATGCCGCTTACGGCAGCTTCAGCGACCAGCACAAAAATTGGTCGTACAATGCCGGCCTGCGGTTGGAATATGCGACCTATGAGGGTACGTCGCTGGCATTAAAAGGAAACAAGTTCACCAACGATTACCTGGGCTTGTTCCCTTCAGCATTTGTGTCTTACAAATTACCGAAGGAACAAGCTGTTAACCTGAGCTACACCCGCCGTACCAACCGTCCCGGTTTTATGCAGCTGATGCCTTATGTCGATATCTCGAACCCACAGGATACCAGCATGGGCAATCCCGAACTGATACCGGAGTTCATACACAACACCGAGCTTAGCTACAACAGGCAAATAAAAGGCGGTCATAGCCTGATGGCTAGTGTTTACTACCAGTACACACAAAACCTGATAGAGCGTGTGCGCACTTTCTACGAAGACAATGGTACCAGCTTCTCACAACCGCAAAACCTGAACCACGGCACTACATATGGCTTGGAGCTAACCGGCCGTACACAGATCCTGCCTATCTGGGACCTGACGGCGAATGCTAATTTTTTCAGAAACGAAGTATCAGGCACGAATGTTGACAATAGCGGTTATAGTTGGTTCGCCAAGATGAATACCAATCTTCGTCTCCCTGCAGGTTTTGCCCTCCAGGTGAATGGCAATTACGAAGCGCCAAAAGTTGGCGTTCAGGGTATACAACAGGAAGTGTACTGGCTGGATATTGCCCTCCGCAAAAACCTGTTGAATAACAGGGCTACCCTGGTGCTGAACGTTTCGGATATATTAAATACAAGGAAGTACACCACCGTCTACGATCAGGGTACCTTCCGACAGGATGTATACCGCGACAAAGAAACACGCATTGGCAACGTGACGTTTACTTACAGGTTTGGCAAATCGGAGCAAAAAGCTCCGGCCGGCGGCCGCCGCGGCAAGAATAATGCTCCTGTTCCTCAAAAAGATAGGAATAATTTAAAAACTGATGACAATAGCGAGCAAGCTGGCTTTTGATTTCGCATTATATTTGAAAACGCATAAAAACTAAAGTAAGTATGTATAAGGTGGTGAAGGTTGTTTTAATGGCAGGTATTGTGATGACTGGCGCACACAGCGCACAGGCCCAGTTTGGCGATGTGTTGAACAAGGCCAAAAAAGCTATGAACGATGCCGGTGTTAACACAGGTGGCAGAGGAGGAAGTTATACCAATACCGAAGCGGTAAGTGCGCTGAGGGAAGCGCTGAAAATAGGTACGCAAAACGCATCAGGCAGGTTGTCGACCGTGAACGGATTTTTTGGCAACCAGTTGATCAAGGTACTGATGCCACCTGAAGCTAAGAAAGTAGAGAATACACTTCGCAGCATAGGCATGGGCGACCAGGTGGATAAAGCCATCCTGTCGATGAACCGGGCGGCTGAAGATGCTTCGGGCAAGGCAGTACAAATATTTGTGAACGCTATCACCAGCATGTCGGTAAGCGATGGTATCGCTATCGTACGCGGTGGACAAGGCGCTGCTACCAACTACCTGAAAAACAGGACCACCGGCGAGTTGACCAATGCTTTCCGTCCGATAGTTAATAATTCGCTGAACAAGGTGAACGCAACGAAATACTGGGGCGATGTATTTACTGTTTACAATGCTTTGCCTACAACAAGGCAAAAGGTGAATACCGACCTGGTTGCTTATGTAACCGAGCGTGCCCTGAACGGATTGTTCGTTACCATTGCTGACGAAGAGAACAAGATCAGGACCAATCCGGCGGCGAGGATCACCGATATCTTAAAGAAAGTGTTTGGCGCAGTATAGAGCAAAGCGTCGTAATTTTATATAACAGGGCTTTTTAATTGTCACTTTATTCTAAATGGAAGAGATAATGACACAGGAAACTAACCAGGCTACCGCTTTGACTTCATGGTGGAACGAAGCTTCATTTGCAGGCAAAGAAATGTATTCGCTCAAAGACAACGGCGAACTTGTTTTACACATGGCGCCGGGCGAAGAGCGAACGGTAGCTACGGTTACGGCAGAAAATGCCGACATGGTGCTGAAAGTACTGTCGGACAAATTTTCTGAAGTGGAAGGCAGAATGAAGGAATTGCAAACCGAATGGGATGCAGCCGAGGACAAATTAAAAGTACTGGGTAAAGTAGAACGCATGCGCGAGTACCTGAAGCATACCAATGCCGTAGGTAATTTCAGCGCACTGCTGCAGCCACTGTCTGGTATGGAAAAAACCATTGGCGGACTGGCTGACGAAAACAATAAGCAACGCCTCGAGCTGGCTCAAAAAGCTGAAGAACTGGCCGGCGGCGAAAACTGGAAAGAAACGACGCAGGCATTTAAAGACCTGATAGAGCAGTGGAGAAAGCTGCCTACAGTTGATAAACACCGTAGCGACGAGCTGTGGAACAGGCTGGAAGCTGCCCGTACCAAATTCTACGAGCGCAAACAGCAACACAACGAAGACGTAAATAAAGAAATGCTGGCCAACCTCGACCTGAAACTCGAGCTGGTGGACAAAGCCGAAAAGCTGGCAGCTTCAGAAGACTGGAAGGCCACGACCGAAAGCTTCAAACAGCTGATGGAGGATTGGAAAAAGATCGGTCGCACTACTCCTGAAAAGAACGAAGAGTTGTGGAACCGTTTTATTGCCGCAAAAAACGTTTTCTACGACAGGAAGAAAGGACACTTTGAAACCATACAGGTAGAACAAGAAGGTAATTATAAACTGAAACTCGCCCTGCTGGAAAGAGCAGAGGGGATGAAGGATAGCACCGAATGGGGCAAGACCGCCCAGGCCTTTACCGACCTGATGGAAGAATGGAAAAACATTGGCCGTGTACCTTTGGAAAAAGCAGATGAAATGTGGGGCAGGCTGATAGCTGCCAAAGAGCAATTCTTCAATGCTAAAAAACACCATACGGAGACCATGCGTGTTACGCTCGACGATAACTACGCACAGAAGATGGCTCTGCTGAAACGTGCCGAAGCACTTCAGAATTCAAACCAATGGCGCGAAGCCACAGCCGAACTGAACGAGCTGATGGACGAGTGGAAAAAGATAGGCCCCGTACCCCGTGAGCATAGCAATAAGATATGGGAACAATTCATTGCCGCCCGTAAAAAATTCTTCGAGCGCAAAGATGCTAACCGCGAAAGGCGCCAACAGCGCATGGAGCAGGAAAAAGAATCACGCTCACGCCAAGCCTATGATTTCCGCTACAAGCTGGAAGAAGAACTGAGGGAAGAGGAAGAGCGCCTGGCTGATTTTAAGAATGGCATCGAAAACATCACTCCGGGTCGCAAGGCAGAGGAGCTGCGCGAGCACCTCACAAAACTGATCAAACAAACCGAACATAAGATCGAGCATAAAAAGGAGAAACTGGACGAGATCAACAAGCAGATCGCCCAGCGTGAGGCAGGTGGCCCGGACGCCGCAGCTGAAACTCCAGAACCCGCTGACAACAACATCCCCGGCGAATAAAACACATTATTTACCATACTCAAAAAGCCTGTCTGTGACAGGCTTTTTCTATTTAACTTTACTTCTTTCCGCGTACACATATGGTAGTCAACGAAGATGTTTTCCTGGGCAGGTACAATACCCTCAATGAGCAACAGCGAGCTGCTGTAGACGCTATTTACGGACCGGTAATGGTGATAGCCGGGCCGGGTACGGGTAAAACCGAAGTTCTGTCTATGCGCATTGCCAACCTGCTGCGCAGCGAAGCACAGGTGCAGCCCAGCGAGATACTCTGCCTGACGTATACCGAAGAAGCCACCAATGCAATGCGTAGGCGCCTGGTGCAGGTCATTGGCACTGCGGCGCACAAGGTGAACATCTGCACCTTCCATGGGTTTTGCAACAACGTCATCCAAAGCAACAGCAGCTATTTTAGTCTACGCTCGCTGCAGCCAATTACTGACCTGGAGCGCACAGAGTTGTTGTACGAGATCTTAGAGAAGCTACCATCGGGACACGCACTGCGCAAACTGAGTGGTAATATCTATTACGATGCCAGCCGCCTCAATCGCCTGTTCGATTTTATGAAGCGCGAGAACGTACGATGCGGA is a genomic window containing:
- a CDS encoding glycoside hydrolase family 3 protein, coding for MRNPAYKILVSAAASMLLFACKPGRVVTGKSKKKDTVATVRKLDSLDIKIGQMVMVGIEERTMIDPNDSLLAELRDGKMGGVVLFEKNIAKTNSADSFRNMTRAMQQAALIPIFVTIDEEGGKVHRLKEKYGFVGMPSASYLGGIDNPDSTLFYNRRLAAEMHDLGINLNYAPCVDVAVNPENPVIVKNGRSFSADPEIVTKHALLCIQAHHENSLRTILKHFPGHGSSANDSHLGIADVTNTWKFIELEPYKNIIESGEVDAIMTAHIINRAFDTLPATLSKKIISDKLRGFLRYDGVVFSDDMQMHAIAENFGFENAIALSINAGVDVVMFANTIPNLQGRLSASKVHAIIKNHVANGTIKKERIDEAYRRIMDLKKKKF
- a CDS encoding vWA domain-containing protein; the protein is MSFLYPLFLLAGLTLAIPVIIHLFNLRRYKTVLFPHTRFLKNIQLRSQKQSQVRYKLLLALRMLFLAALILAFAQPFISSGSKTEGGNRLQVIYVDNSGSMSLKKSARSLLDIAKDAVRKQVRQAAPGTRFVLITNDRPSAYSPLPADKVLAELNSVDISASTRSSEQVLATVQNLLQTESAHGADLYYYSDFQRNAFSAPRDKSLASNIKFFGIPVQADAARNIYIDTAYLVSPVLQTGMSNQLIVHSKAIGDVPDESPVLQLSINGQVKSASQLSFNDKKESVDTLSFQVNDTRWQQMTLSINDAAVRFDDIFRITARSAPNLSVLTLNEGAPNPYIQAAFRSYQGFRLNQLDVSQAPADLKEYNLVILNNVTRIDEGLGKILANALSQGQTICIFPGRSNSVAGFDGLKILGEISFTGIDTASQAAATLQQGSPLVRDLFERIPDNVQLPVANWHYIISAGLSANQQAILSFRNGDPFLARYTPSKGQLYISATAADLQSGNFPGSYFFVPFLYQMTMQSRGGDVYAITSGRQQAAFLPLADASERNMVHLYGEDLDAIPPQRTSGSGVEIYVDQVVQQPGFYTLAAQGSDTVMVALNEDRKESQLDFWTMRALKNEWKGEGVTWLEPSEIGAAGDGAALGSFPLWKVCAILALLMLLAETVVLAGGLRKQNVATQ
- a CDS encoding dihydroorotase, giving the protein MLVLIRQAKIVDPRSDFHDKTVDLLIENGKIKSIGSSLKDKADKVIEAEGLLVSPGWVDVLADYREPGYEQKETINTGLNAAAAGGFTDVLLAPNTNPVVSTKSIVEFVASRAAKHAVSLHPLGAATQDIEGKTLSEMLDMRSTGAVAFTDGWKPIQNANLMLKALEYIKAFDGVLLQVPVEISLSAGGLMHEGPISTRLGMAGIPEMAETLMVHRDIELLRYTNSRLHITGVSSATSVEMIRKAKAEGLNITCSVTPYHLALNDEALTTYSSMYKVSPPLRSEADRKALVAGLKDGTIDCVATHHRPQEWDAKTKEFEYAADGMNIQEWAFNIIWKAAGIEVGLDRLIEALSIAPAKIFGLERTPVAEGATATFTLFTLNGTQATDKMKSASRNNPFIGAELPCKVIGIVNRNNHSLNS
- a CDS encoding DUF4199 domain-containing protein; amino-acid sequence: MELQQTHKMYGLFTGIALIILGLVLHFAGLSYESWAKWLQFGIFLVAILLNAMAFSKANNHNITFGNAFSSGFKMTSIVTLILIAWTLISLQIFPEIKEKALEIAMTEMEKQNLSEEQAEKGLSMWRDNFTVLSIGAVLLAYMFWGLVFSLLAAAIAKKKPQQPTTM
- a CDS encoding glycosyltransferase family 2 protein codes for the protein MHTPDISIVVPLFNEEESLPELVDWIEKVCGEHGYVHEIIMIDDGSTDDSWKVITELSQQYSAVKGIKFQRNYGKSAALNEGFKAAAGNVIITMDADLQDSPDEIPELYRMITADGFDLVSGWKKVRYDNAITKNLPSKLYNAVNRSISGIKLHDMNCGLKSYRRNVVKSIEVYGEMHRFIPVLAKAAGFRKIGEKVVVHRPRKYGHSKFGWERFINGFLDLLSIQFVSRFGKKPMHFFGLWGVLMFLVGFIMTAWLVVERLMVGVNYGLTNKPPFYIALAAMIMGTQFFLAGFTAELISRSAADRNHYLIEAKLGLEK
- a CDS encoding TonB-dependent receptor domain-containing protein, translating into MYAIRSIVAALVLICPLLAFAQTQEKPGKISGKIINELKKPVEYATVTLLRKDSTVANGGLTDESGSFSIEQTGTGDFLLRVSGIGFTTRTVNNISITPAALEKKMGTIEVASSSRSLKQVEVTAERAMIEMTAEKKVFNVEKNITSSGGSAADVLQNVPSLTIDADGDVLLRGKETTLLIDGKPATLLAGDIATALQSLPGASIQSVEVITNPSAKYDAQGMSGIINIITKKDKKMGFNGSVTAGAGTHDKYNGGINLNLKNDKWNIFLNSNFRSNRNYQRNTTNRINIDSTYFNTFEDNIREFGGFFNTIGAEYSIDQKNTVTLTQNLNRMRWGGHGTSEFNKFEQPIQIRSFEQVGGPFSTSTSLDYKHKFAKPAQELTTNVTYAQMWVTRTQTYHTTSFDSNGSELPTVFQNAPGQGGNRSLNAQADFTTPFLTKTGRLDAGLKTQLFWFYSDNDPKIDTLDDGKDQQTDSLLLNNYDYTQHVHAAYGSFSDQHKNWSYNAGLRLEYATYEGTSLALKGNKFTNDYLGLFPSAFVSYKLPKEQAVNLSYTRRTNRPGFMQLMPYVDISNPQDTSMGNPELIPEFIHNTELSYNRQIKGGHSLMASVYYQYTQNLIERVRTFYEDNGTSFSQPQNLNHGTTYGLELTGRTQILPIWDLTANANFFRNEVSGTNVDNSGYSWFAKMNTNLRLPAGFALQVNGNYEAPKVGVQGIQQEVYWLDIALRKNLLNNRATLVLNVSDILNTRKYTTVYDQGTFRQDVYRDKETRIGNVTFTYRFGKSEQKAPAGGRRGKNNAPVPQKDRNNLKTDDNSEQAGF
- a CDS encoding DUF4197 domain-containing protein; amino-acid sequence: MYKVVKVVLMAGIVMTGAHSAQAQFGDVLNKAKKAMNDAGVNTGGRGGSYTNTEAVSALREALKIGTQNASGRLSTVNGFFGNQLIKVLMPPEAKKVENTLRSIGMGDQVDKAILSMNRAAEDASGKAVQIFVNAITSMSVSDGIAIVRGGQGAATNYLKNRTTGELTNAFRPIVNNSLNKVNATKYWGDVFTVYNALPTTRQKVNTDLVAYVTERALNGLFVTIADEENKIRTNPAARITDILKKVFGAV